A window of Amycolatopsis australiensis contains these coding sequences:
- a CDS encoding DUF1643 domain-containing protein — protein MLSLPPALTAEHEVQESGNLFESAFAVLDTTGTYRYLLTRAWAPGPLVMFVMLNPSTADATADDPTMRRVTRFARSWGFGSLAVVNLFALRATDPAALETHPDPVGPATDAFLAATARQADRCVAAWGAHPAAARRAPTVTQMLRRSATRQYRPGLACLGLTKGGQPRHPLYLPATTTLTSYEENQTPGES, from the coding sequence ATGCTGTCGCTGCCGCCCGCCTTGACCGCCGAGCACGAGGTGCAGGAGTCGGGGAACCTGTTCGAGAGCGCGTTCGCGGTGCTCGACACGACCGGCACCTATCGGTACCTGCTGACCCGCGCGTGGGCGCCGGGCCCGCTGGTGATGTTCGTGATGCTGAACCCGTCGACCGCCGACGCGACGGCCGACGACCCGACGATGCGCCGCGTGACGCGCTTCGCCCGCAGCTGGGGATTCGGAAGCCTCGCGGTGGTCAACCTGTTCGCGCTGCGCGCCACCGACCCGGCCGCCCTGGAAACCCACCCGGACCCGGTCGGACCCGCCACCGACGCGTTCCTCGCCGCGACCGCGCGGCAGGCGGACCGGTGCGTCGCCGCGTGGGGCGCCCACCCCGCGGCGGCCCGCCGGGCCCCGACGGTGACGCAGATGCTCCGCAGGTCCGCGACCCGGCAGTACCGGCCGGGCCTGGCCTGCCTGGGCCTGACCAAGGGCGGCCAACCGCGGCACCCGCTGTACCTGCCCGCGACCACCACGCTGACCAGCTACGAAGAGAACCAAACCCCGGGGGAGAGCTGA
- the mobF gene encoding MobF family relaxase, with protein sequence MLSISTGYSVKYLTEEVAKGRENYYTGAVAAGEPPGRWYGGGAEKLGLTGLVDEQDMTAVYECFVDPRDPAFKDPARWGEASTLGHTGRKYPTEDELYAAALDAEPGATAERRAELRLEAGKRARKNVAFLDATFSVQKSVTVLHAAFEAQQVNAQRTAGRISDALAAATAAGASPAELAELARQRDDAAAAAESWRAHRDAVEDAIWAGNRAALDYLAEHAGYSRVGHHGGAAGRFIDAHDLVVASFFQHDSRNHDPQLHIHNAILNRVQGADGQWRTLDSRGLHKFRGAAAAVGERTTEEHLARALGVRFATRPDGRSREVVGIAQPVMDLFSSRRRAITRKTAKLVEQFEARFNREPTSLELDRLQRQATFATRKAKSHDGETVEARLERWDRELRAEVAGGLAGVARDVLNLAHEPRAATPFSPEEVLKTALADVQSTKAGWTAPDLTRAISDALPDQLGDLDGAQVARLLDTLTAEGLKLATPLATDRPGTAVLPEALKLANGQSAYDAPAGQLYATPEHVHTERALATATARRGAPALDGTMAEEFVAALAENGVELGADQAAAVRGVLSSGAAVESLVGPAGTGKSFVVGALAKAWQDPALWGGQARKVVGLASSQVATDVLAGEGLTARNIARWLNAQAKLAEGSTHPEHEAWRLNPGDLVVVDESAMANTADLAKIHHHVQQAGAKLLLTGDHRQLAAVGAGGGMELVADAGATYELTEVRRFAAEWERGASLRLRDGDETVLADYHKHGRIVDAGTREQAEAAAGRAWLADTLAGKHSILIVDTNEQAAQLCAELRNELVRLGRVAETGVPLGKQGTYAGAGDLIQARRNGWDLAGVEGNREVPINRKQYRVLDTREDGGLVVARVLGREDGVGEVLGERITLPGSYVAEHVALGYASTVHSAQGLTVDTSHAVVTESTGQEALYVGLTRGRRGNTAHVTTVAVPADAPDGATLEAVHRSPAAVLAGAFEGTGPQRSALAEAVEAAAETAAIRTPAELLADATELATAGRTARWLDELVEQGKLSENQRARIAAEDGGPTLARLLRRAELAGHDPRQVLDDAVTARSLSGARQLTNVIHHRITGAVSLDPVGDSYADSLPQVEDPQWAAYLRSLAETADARRNELGAQLAAEPPQWAIEAFGPVPERADERDAWVAKAGTVAAHRELTGHDDPAAALGPAPKAGQVEAYASWRSAWRALGRPESGRDELEMSDGQLLVRMRAWEREKTWGPKFVANELAGIHQALDARRRDAAMRRAEADAAADEAERDRLLQEAAEAEALAEVLAHRAAELESADEARALWYAHTAETRAAADRARAEIAARNLDTEPAPTVTAGEWLDAHNEHMAAEDAHREVTAEHDLADVVDERAGDLAAVNDDEDAAAEAGVAETAVADVRDVADAEAPVTESDEVRVASADETAESIERAQRALREIAARQVVEERHAAEEAQAAELHRRNISDAAAAAELADDDGAVSSR encoded by the coding sequence ATGCTGTCGATTTCCACGGGCTACTCGGTGAAGTACCTGACCGAGGAGGTCGCGAAGGGCCGGGAGAACTACTACACGGGCGCGGTCGCGGCGGGGGAGCCGCCGGGCCGCTGGTACGGCGGCGGCGCCGAGAAACTGGGCCTGACGGGGCTGGTCGACGAGCAGGACATGACTGCGGTCTACGAGTGTTTCGTCGACCCGCGGGACCCGGCGTTCAAGGATCCGGCGCGGTGGGGCGAGGCGTCCACTCTCGGGCACACCGGGCGGAAGTATCCAACGGAGGACGAGTTGTACGCCGCCGCGTTGGACGCCGAGCCGGGCGCGACGGCTGAACGCCGCGCCGAGCTTCGACTGGAGGCGGGAAAGCGGGCGCGGAAGAACGTGGCCTTTTTGGACGCCACGTTCAGCGTCCAGAAGTCCGTCACCGTGTTGCACGCGGCGTTCGAAGCCCAGCAGGTGAACGCACAGCGGACGGCTGGACGGATCTCGGACGCGCTCGCCGCCGCGACGGCAGCGGGCGCCAGCCCGGCCGAACTGGCCGAGCTGGCCCGCCAGCGCGACGACGCCGCCGCGGCGGCGGAGTCGTGGCGGGCGCACCGCGACGCGGTGGAGGACGCGATCTGGGCCGGGAACCGGGCGGCGCTGGACTACCTGGCCGAGCACGCCGGCTACTCGCGGGTGGGGCATCACGGCGGCGCTGCGGGCCGGTTCATCGACGCCCACGACCTGGTCGTGGCGTCGTTCTTCCAGCACGACTCGCGCAACCACGACCCGCAGCTGCACATCCACAACGCGATCCTCAACCGCGTCCAGGGCGCCGACGGGCAGTGGCGGACACTGGATTCCCGCGGGCTCCACAAGTTCCGCGGCGCGGCCGCCGCGGTGGGGGAGCGCACCACCGAGGAGCACCTGGCCCGTGCGCTGGGGGTGCGGTTCGCCACCCGCCCGGACGGCCGCTCGCGGGAGGTCGTGGGGATCGCGCAGCCGGTGATGGACCTGTTCAGCTCGCGGCGCCGCGCGATCACCCGCAAGACGGCGAAGCTGGTCGAGCAGTTCGAGGCCCGGTTCAACCGGGAGCCGACCTCGCTGGAACTGGACCGGCTGCAGCGGCAGGCCACCTTCGCCACCCGCAAGGCGAAGTCCCACGACGGGGAGACCGTCGAGGCCCGGTTGGAGCGCTGGGACCGCGAGCTGCGCGCGGAGGTCGCCGGCGGGCTCGCCGGCGTCGCCCGCGACGTGCTGAACCTCGCCCACGAGCCGCGCGCGGCTACGCCGTTTTCGCCGGAGGAGGTGCTCAAGACCGCGCTCGCGGACGTGCAGTCCACAAAGGCCGGGTGGACGGCACCGGACCTGACGCGCGCGATCTCCGATGCGTTGCCGGATCAGCTCGGCGATCTTGACGGGGCGCAGGTGGCGCGGCTGCTGGACACCCTCACCGCCGAGGGGTTGAAGCTGGCGACGCCGCTGGCGACCGACCGCCCCGGCACGGCGGTGCTGCCGGAGGCGTTGAAGCTGGCCAACGGCCAGTCCGCCTACGACGCCCCGGCCGGGCAGCTGTACGCGACACCGGAGCACGTGCACACCGAACGCGCGCTCGCGACGGCGACCGCCCGTCGCGGGGCTCCGGCCCTGGACGGCACCATGGCCGAGGAGTTCGTGGCCGCCTTGGCCGAGAACGGGGTGGAGCTGGGCGCGGACCAGGCCGCCGCGGTGCGCGGCGTGCTGTCCTCGGGTGCGGCGGTGGAGTCGCTGGTCGGCCCGGCGGGGACAGGGAAGTCCTTTGTGGTCGGCGCACTGGCGAAGGCGTGGCAGGACCCCGCCCTCTGGGGCGGCCAGGCCCGCAAGGTGGTCGGGCTGGCCTCCAGCCAGGTTGCCACCGACGTCCTCGCCGGCGAGGGCCTGACCGCGCGGAACATCGCGCGGTGGCTGAACGCTCAGGCCAAGCTCGCCGAGGGCTCGACGCACCCGGAACACGAGGCGTGGCGGCTCAACCCCGGCGACTTGGTGGTGGTGGACGAGTCGGCGATGGCCAACACCGCCGACCTGGCCAAGATCCACCACCACGTCCAGCAGGCCGGGGCGAAACTCCTGCTGACCGGAGACCACCGGCAGCTCGCCGCGGTCGGCGCCGGGGGCGGCATGGAACTGGTCGCCGATGCCGGCGCGACCTACGAGCTGACCGAGGTCCGCCGGTTCGCCGCCGAGTGGGAACGCGGCGCGTCGCTGCGGCTGCGCGACGGCGACGAGACTGTGCTCGCCGACTACCACAAGCACGGCCGGATCGTGGACGCCGGCACCCGCGAGCAGGCCGAAGCCGCCGCCGGGCGCGCGTGGCTGGCGGACACGCTCGCGGGGAAGCACTCGATCCTGATCGTGGACACCAACGAGCAGGCCGCGCAGCTGTGCGCGGAGCTGCGCAACGAGCTGGTCCGGCTCGGCCGGGTGGCCGAGACCGGGGTGCCGCTGGGCAAGCAGGGCACCTACGCCGGCGCCGGCGACCTGATCCAGGCCCGCCGCAACGGCTGGGACCTGGCCGGAGTCGAGGGCAACCGGGAGGTGCCGATCAACCGCAAGCAGTACCGCGTCCTGGACACCCGCGAGGACGGCGGACTGGTCGTCGCCCGCGTCCTGGGTCGCGAGGACGGCGTCGGCGAGGTGCTGGGGGAGCGGATCACCCTGCCCGGCAGCTACGTGGCCGAGCACGTCGCGCTCGGCTACGCCTCCACCGTCCACAGTGCCCAGGGGCTCACGGTGGACACCAGCCACGCCGTGGTGACCGAGTCGACCGGACAGGAAGCCCTCTATGTGGGGCTGACCCGCGGCCGGCGCGGCAACACCGCACACGTCACCACCGTCGCCGTCCCCGCCGACGCCCCTGACGGCGCGACACTGGAGGCGGTGCACCGGAGCCCGGCCGCGGTGTTGGCCGGGGCGTTCGAGGGGACCGGGCCGCAGCGTTCCGCGCTGGCGGAGGCGGTCGAGGCGGCCGCCGAGACCGCGGCGATCCGCACCCCGGCCGAACTGCTCGCGGACGCGACCGAGCTGGCCACCGCGGGCCGGACGGCGCGGTGGCTGGACGAGCTGGTGGAGCAGGGGAAGCTGAGCGAGAACCAGCGGGCCCGGATCGCCGCCGAGGACGGCGGCCCGACGCTGGCCCGCCTGCTGCGGCGGGCCGAGCTGGCCGGGCACGACCCACGCCAGGTCCTCGACGACGCGGTCACCGCGCGCAGCCTGTCCGGAGCGCGGCAGCTGACCAACGTGATCCACCACCGGATCACCGGCGCGGTCAGCCTCGACCCGGTCGGCGACTCCTACGCCGACTCGCTGCCCCAGGTCGAGGACCCGCAGTGGGCGGCCTATCTGCGGTCGCTGGCCGAGACCGCCGACGCCCGCCGCAACGAGCTGGGCGCCCAGCTGGCGGCGGAGCCGCCGCAGTGGGCGATCGAAGCGTTCGGCCCGGTCCCGGAGCGAGCCGACGAGCGGGACGCGTGGGTCGCGAAGGCGGGGACGGTCGCGGCGCACCGGGAGCTGACTGGGCACGACGACCCGGCCGCCGCGTTGGGCCCGGCGCCGAAGGCCGGGCAGGTCGAGGCGTACGCGTCGTGGCGCTCGGCCTGGCGCGCGCTGGGGCGCCCGGAGTCCGGGCGCGACGAGTTGGAGATGTCCGACGGGCAGCTGCTGGTCCGGATGCGGGCGTGGGAGCGGGAGAAGACGTGGGGTCCGAAGTTCGTCGCGAACGAACTCGCCGGCATCCACCAGGCTCTCGACGCCCGGCGACGGGACGCGGCGATGCGCCGCGCCGAAGCCGACGCCGCCGCCGACGAGGCGGAGCGGGACCGGCTGCTGCAGGAGGCCGCCGAGGCCGAGGCGCTGGCCGAGGTGCTCGCCCACCGGGCGGCCGAGCTGGAGAGCGCGGACGAGGCGCGGGCGTTGTGGTACGCCCACACCGCCGAAACCCGCGCCGCCGCCGACCGTGCCCGCGCCGAGATCGCCGCCCGCAACCTCGACACCGAGCCGGCGCCGACGGTGACGGCCGGGGAATGGCTCGACGCCCACAACGAGCACATGGCCGCCGAGGACGCGCACCGGGAGGTCACCGCCGAGCACGACCTGGCCGACGTGGTCGACGAGCGCGCCGGCGACCTCGCCGCCGTCAACGACGACGAGGACGCGGCCGCGGAGGCGGGGGTGGCCGAGACCGCGGTGGCCGACGTCCGCGACGTCGCCGACGCGGAAGCCCCGGTGACCGAGTCCGACGAGGTCCGGGTGGCCTCGGCGGACGAGACGGCCGAGTCGATCGAGCGGGCGCAGCGGGCGCTGCGCGAGATCGCCGCCCGGCAGGTAGTCGAGGAACGCCACGCCGCGGAGGAAGCGCAGGCCGCGGAGCTGCACCGTCGCAACATCAGCGACGCCGCCGCCGCGGCCGAGCTGGCCGACGACGACGGCGCGGTGTCCTCGCGATGA
- a CDS encoding sigma-70 family RNA polymerase sigma factor: MELNTTAREQLRSFGVAPTEWAQRHFGTDEWHGDACGCSDDRCIGYHHDNVDDCGCLTVLLTSRHEPPVGTGEQAGLAAAVAQQAEPHTPRRPFTASFEGWTPDPDDLEQWPNCVRVEVVEGYDTTFSGEVAEADYRYADDDEVRHLVEIDTNYKPSRDGNPVRLGRPEAAALAAAVLEAIGDTFTSRHLGSLRRDEAVDLMFALESVATTLQRVRFAALADLSEELDEEHGAGDTDPADSQASGTPVSKPIPALAQATAEDADVAADSPRPAAVPAADADAVAGTLEQQFADAPRRGVRHGLARDRDLRRLRRAEVQGAASLRAQRRNPAAGAGRRQRQRPRVRRPGQRPGCVPGLPYRGRAVSAPGGPCRRCRRPLAGQRDTVVPPGMVRHCGRGLCTGCHSYVLRHGDLADYERTTRSLDDTIADYRVLRQRGLDHAEIAHQLGVKPASLQRQLERARARARTNTRDRSTSEEYVL, translated from the coding sequence ATGGAACTCAATACGACCGCCCGCGAGCAGCTGCGTAGCTTCGGCGTCGCCCCGACCGAGTGGGCGCAGCGGCACTTCGGCACCGACGAGTGGCACGGCGACGCCTGTGGCTGCTCAGACGACCGCTGCATCGGCTACCACCACGACAACGTCGACGACTGCGGCTGCCTGACCGTCCTGCTCACCTCACGCCACGAGCCGCCGGTCGGCACCGGCGAGCAAGCGGGCCTCGCCGCCGCGGTCGCGCAGCAGGCCGAACCGCACACGCCCCGCCGGCCGTTCACGGCCAGTTTCGAGGGCTGGACCCCGGATCCCGACGACCTGGAGCAGTGGCCCAACTGCGTGCGCGTCGAGGTGGTTGAGGGCTACGACACGACGTTCAGCGGCGAGGTCGCCGAGGCCGACTACCGCTATGCGGACGACGACGAAGTCCGACACCTGGTCGAGATCGACACGAACTACAAGCCGAGCCGCGACGGCAACCCCGTCCGGCTGGGCCGCCCGGAGGCTGCCGCCCTTGCGGCCGCGGTGCTGGAAGCGATCGGCGACACGTTCACCAGCCGTCACCTGGGCAGCCTCCGCCGCGACGAAGCGGTCGACCTGATGTTCGCCTTGGAATCCGTGGCCACCACCCTGCAGCGGGTGCGCTTCGCCGCCCTGGCGGACCTGTCCGAAGAACTCGACGAGGAACACGGCGCCGGCGACACCGACCCCGCCGACAGCCAGGCGAGCGGGACACCGGTGTCGAAGCCGATCCCGGCCCTCGCCCAGGCCACCGCGGAAGACGCGGACGTCGCGGCGGACTCGCCGCGACCGGCGGCGGTACCCGCCGCGGACGCCGACGCGGTGGCGGGCACGCTGGAGCAGCAGTTCGCCGACGCCCCTCGGCGTGGTGTTCGGCACGGACTTGCACGCGATCGCGACCTCCGACGCCTACGGCGCGCTGAAGTACAAGGTGCTGCGTCGCTGCGAGCACAGCGGCGAAACCCCGCGGCAGGTGCTGGACGCCGTCAGCGCCAGCGACCGCGCGTTCGTCGCCCGGGCCAACGACCCGGCTGCGTTCCTGGCCTCCCGTATCGAGGACGAGCGGTGAGCGCGCCGGGCGGGCCCTGCAGGCGGTGCCGCCGGCCGTTGGCCGGCCAGCGCGACACGGTCGTCCCGCCGGGCATGGTGCGGCACTGCGGCCGCGGGCTGTGCACCGGATGCCACAGCTACGTCTTGCGGCACGGGGATCTCGCCGACTACGAGCGCACCACCCGGTCCCTGGACGACACCATCGCCGACTACCGCGTACTGCGCCAGCGCGGCCTCGACCACGCCGAGATCGCCCACCAGCTCGGCGTGAAACCCGCGAGCCTGCAACGCCAGCTCGAACGCGCCCGAGCCCGCGCCCGCACGAACACCCGTGACCGCTCGACCAGCGAGGAGTACGTCCTATGA
- a CDS encoding DNA cytosine methyltransferase codes for MSRTATHRPAARRRRFRHDDLVAVDLFSGFGGLTRGIEKAGFTTIMAANHNAYKVEVHEANHPEAEHWIADLVDPDASDYHSARDLPAADLLCAGVSCVNHSQANTQKAYEQGLSLFDLNDPDFDARVTRSERDRATANCVLHYAAQHHPLLILVECTTELTSWGPALPGRPKVGDGTTYYWWIERFRMLGYRHRVLYLNSMFFGVPQSRDRLYIAFWDRKLPTPDLDHRPAAWCPRCNRTVEAVWSWKTGVPPTGSVRYGKQYHYTCPSCRRPVVPPMTPSLAALDLSNLGTRIGDKPIKKQRDGSVGPLAKATMERAERCRRRFAEFPAVLIPAKAVHPHNGDGQRLSRSVDTVTSTHEKAVMLAVANYQGGPRSAGDPLPTQGGSETLGMLSAGVVPFRRNTVPTVHAEAMPTVTSDQIPGLLTAAGTINNNGSIDQARYRAHPVSDPLGTLVSTSASQALLFSGWFKQNGGSGNATAPHPLTDPLGTLTARDTTGVLAAEWRAVLAEIALEDCYFRMLAAHEIGRGCGFDVDFPDHRGDFVVWGSARDQVDGFGNAVSPSVGTWIGTRLRAVLHTAEAIA; via the coding sequence ATGAGCCGGACCGCCACGCACCGCCCGGCCGCCCGCCGTCGCCGGTTCCGCCATGACGACCTGGTCGCGGTCGACCTGTTCTCGGGTTTCGGTGGCCTGACCCGGGGGATCGAGAAGGCCGGGTTCACCACGATCATGGCCGCCAACCACAACGCCTACAAGGTTGAGGTCCACGAGGCCAACCACCCCGAGGCCGAGCACTGGATCGCCGACCTGGTCGACCCGGACGCGTCCGACTACCACTCAGCTCGGGACCTGCCTGCCGCGGACCTGCTGTGCGCGGGAGTGTCCTGCGTCAACCACTCCCAGGCCAACACCCAGAAAGCCTACGAGCAGGGCCTGTCGCTGTTCGACCTCAACGACCCGGACTTCGACGCCCGCGTGACGCGCTCTGAGCGCGACCGCGCGACCGCCAACTGCGTGCTGCACTACGCCGCCCAGCACCACCCGCTGCTGATCCTCGTCGAGTGCACCACCGAGCTGACCTCGTGGGGTCCGGCGCTGCCCGGCCGGCCGAAGGTCGGCGACGGCACGACGTACTACTGGTGGATCGAGCGGTTCAGGATGCTCGGCTACCGACATCGCGTGCTCTACCTGAACTCGATGTTCTTCGGCGTGCCGCAGTCGCGGGACCGCCTCTACATCGCGTTCTGGGACAGGAAGCTCCCGACGCCCGACCTCGACCACCGGCCCGCGGCGTGGTGTCCGCGCTGCAACCGCACCGTCGAGGCCGTGTGGTCGTGGAAGACGGGAGTGCCGCCGACCGGGTCGGTCCGCTACGGCAAGCAGTACCACTACACCTGCCCGTCCTGCCGTCGCCCGGTCGTCCCGCCGATGACGCCGTCGCTGGCCGCGCTCGACCTGAGCAACCTCGGCACCCGCATCGGCGACAAGCCGATCAAAAAGCAGCGCGACGGCTCCGTCGGCCCGCTCGCCAAGGCGACGATGGAGCGCGCGGAGCGGTGCCGCCGCCGGTTCGCGGAGTTCCCCGCGGTGCTCATTCCGGCGAAGGCCGTGCACCCGCACAACGGCGACGGACAGCGCCTCAGCCGCTCGGTGGACACCGTGACCTCGACCCACGAGAAGGCGGTCATGCTCGCGGTCGCCAACTACCAGGGCGGCCCGCGCAGCGCCGGTGATCCGCTGCCGACCCAGGGTGGTTCGGAAACCCTCGGCATGCTGTCCGCCGGCGTGGTGCCGTTCCGGCGCAACACGGTCCCGACCGTGCACGCCGAAGCGATGCCGACCGTGACGTCCGACCAGATCCCGGGCCTGCTGACCGCCGCCGGGACGATCAACAACAACGGATCCATCGACCAGGCCAGGTACCGAGCCCACCCGGTCAGCGACCCGCTCGGCACTCTCGTGTCCACGTCGGCCAGCCAGGCGCTGCTGTTCTCCGGTTGGTTCAAGCAGAACGGCGGCAGCGGCAACGCGACCGCGCCGCACCCGCTGACCGACCCGCTCGGCACGCTCACCGCTCGCGACACCACCGGCGTCCTGGCCGCCGAGTGGCGGGCCGTGCTGGCCGAGATCGCGCTCGAGGACTGCTACTTCCGCATGCTCGCCGCCCACGAGATCGGCCGGGGCTGCGGCTTCGACGTCGATTTCCCCGACCACCGCGGCGACTTCGTCGTCTGGGGCTCGGCCCGCGACCAGGTCGACGGTTTCGGCAACGCCGTCTCGCCGTCGGTCGGCACCTGGATCGGCACCCGGCTGCGCGCCGTCCTGCACACCGCCGAAGCCATCGCCTGA